From the genome of Populus trichocarpa isolate Nisqually-1 chromosome 15, P.trichocarpa_v4.1, whole genome shotgun sequence, one region includes:
- the LOC7453802 gene encoding uncharacterized protein LOC7453802: MQHDEVIWQVIRHNHCSFMAKITTGNFCRNPYNITGVCNRSSCPLANSRYATIRDHDGVFYLYMKTIERAHKPNELWERVKLPRNYEKALEIIDKHLMYWPKFLVHKAKQRLTKMTQMRIRMRKLALKTREKIMTTPRKEIKRESRREKKAETAAELDKSIEKELLERLNGGLYGDIHNILPNYFNKILDENELHAVSDDDDVVEPEIEYVQGYDDLEEEDDIEDFGGFAIDESLKNNDDAPEEEEDMDTVDRKRLKIGSESAHRKVEEDEPRKSKKKARVLVEVENEDASERQRETF; encoded by the exons atgcagCACGATGAGGTCATATGGCAAGTTATCAGGCACAATCACTGCAGTTTTATGGCCAA AATCACAACGGGGAATTTTTGTAGAAACCCATATAACATAACTGGGGTTTGTAATCGGAGCTCTTGCCCTCTTGCTAATAGTCGCTATGCAACTATCCGTGATCACGATG gtgtcttttatttatatatgaagACTATTGAGAGAGCTCATAAACCCAATGAGTTATGGGAAAGAGTAAAGTTGCCGAGAAACTATGAGAAGGCACTTGAAATCATAGACAAGCATTTG ATGTACTGGCCAAAGTTTCTTGTGCACAAAGCTAAACAGCGCCTGACAAAAATGACTCAGATGCGTATACGTATGAGGAAGCTGGCATTGAAAACAAG GGAGAAGATAATGACTACTCCCAGAAAAGAGATAAAGAGAGAATCTAGAAGGGAGAAAAAGGCTGAAACAGCTGCTGAACTGGATAAG AGTATTGAGAAAGAGTTGCTAGAAAGACTCAATGGAGGACTTTATGGTGACATACATAATATTCTACCAAACTATTTCAACAAAATTCTTGACGAAAATGAACTGCATGCTGTtagcgatgatgatgatgtagtG GAACCTGAAATAGAATATGTTCAAGGCTATGATgatcttgaagaagaagatgatataGAAGATTTCGGTGGTTTTGCTATTGACGAGTCTCTCAAGAATAATg ATGATGCACCTGAGGAGGAAGAGGATATGGACACAGTTGATCGTAAGAGGTTAAAGATTGGATCAGAGTCTGCTCATCGAAAGGTGGAGGAAGATGAACCtagaaaatcaaaaaagaaagctAGGGTTCTGGTTGAG GTTGAGAATGAAGATGCTTCTGAAAGGCAGAGGGAAACCTTTTGA
- the LOC7457773 gene encoding plant intracellular Ras-group-related LRR protein 9, whose product MDPDPKTHPILSYVMARLPSLGHKSPGPSFDIEQPPQPSQPPPQSLFPQLSDPALLSSMRRAVGDVAQTRSVLHTLGPRPDHETVDTAKLKLSEIESNLSKQLEDLVLSPRPCEIDRLEWRAHLAEKEKKIREEAEKEIGFYKMVLQLDEMHKDYEKLLKEAEDKLVKIYRMAERGVEEDKEVEGVEVEEEVEVEVTEEVVGVLREGSSKGIERVDLSNRRLRFLPEGFGRVVGLKVLNLSNNQLQVIPDSITGLEILEELNLASNLLEALPDSIGLLQNLKILDVSSNKIEVLPGTICHCRSLLELDVSFNCLTYLPTNIGHEMSNLQRLSIQLNKIFSLPTSIGEMRSLRHLDAHFNELRGLPLAIGKLTNLEILNLSGNFSDLKELPETFGDLTNLKELDLSNNQISALPDSFGRLDNLTKLNLDQNPLVIPPPEVIKEGVEAVKIFMAKRWIDILVEEERKSTLEVQEQAQTGWLTLSTSWLKTYATGVSATVSGFLSPRVPRDPYLDQQL is encoded by the exons ATGGACCCAGACCCGAAAACCCACCCGATTCTCTCTTACGTCATGGCCCGACTTCCCTCTCTCGGACACAAATCCCCTGGCCCCTCCTTCGACATCGAGCAACCACCACAGCCATcacaaccaccaccacaatCTCTATTTCCTCAATTATCCGACCCGGCCCTCCTATCTTCAATGAGACGGGCTGTTGGCGATGTTGCCCAAACCCGATCGGTGCTCCATACTCTAGGCCCCCGGCCCGACCATGAAACCGTGGACACAGCGAAACTCAAACTCAGTGAAATCGAGTCCAATTTATCGAAGCAATTGGAGGATCTTGTGCTTTCTCCGCGGCCATGTGAGATTGATAGGTTAGAGTGGAGGGCGCATTTGGctgagaaagagaagaagattcgAGAAGAGGCGGAGAAAGAGATAGGGTTTTATAAAATGGTATTGCAATTGGATGAAATGCACAAGGATTATGAGAAGTTGTTGAAGGAAGCGGAGGATAAGTTGGTGAAAATTTATAGGATGGCGGAGCGAGGAGTGGAGGAAGATAAGGAGGTGGAAGGagtggaggtggaggaggaggtggaggtggaggtgacTGAGGAGGTTGTGGGAGTGTTGAGAGAGGGGAGCTCGAAAGGGATCGAAAGAGTGGATTTGTCGAATCGGAGACTGAGGTTCTTACCTGAGGGATTTGGGAGGGTTGTGGGGTTGAAAGTGCTTAATCTTTCCAATAATCaacttcag GTCATTCCTGATTCAATAACTGGGTTAGAAATTCTTGAGGAGCTCAATCTTGCTTCAAATCTCTTAGAAGCACTGCCAGATTCAATTGGATTACTGCAAAACTTGAAAATCCTGGATGTCTCTAGCAACAAGATAGAGGTATTGCCTGGCACCATTTGTCATTGCAG GTCGTTGCTGGAATTGGATGTGAGCTTCAACTGCCTGACATACTTGCCGACTAATATTGGACATGAAATGTCGAATCTTCAGAGGCTTTCGATCCAGCTGAACAAGATTTTTTCTCTTCCCACATCTATTGGTGAGATGAGATCTCTGCGCCACCTGGATGCTCATTTCAATGAGCTTCGTGGCCTTCCCCTTGCTATTGGGAAATTGACAAATCTTGAGATCCTCAATTTGAGTGGTAATTTCAGTGACCTGAAAGAACTCCCTGAAACTTTTGGTGATTTGACAAACCTCAAGGAACTTGATCTCAGCAACAACCAGATTTCTGCCTTGCCTGATTCATTTGGTCGGCTGGATAATTTGACCAAGCTCAACCTGGACCAAAATCCCCTTGTAATTCCGCCGCCAGAAGTTATCAAGGAAGGGGTCGAGGCTGTGAAGATTTTTATGGCTAAGAGGTGGATTGACATACTGGTGGAGGAAGAAAGGAAGAGCACGCTTGAAGTACAAGAACAAGCACAGACTGGATGGTTGACGCTCAGCACCTCATGGTTGAAAACTTATGCTACTGGTGTTTCTGCTACTGTTTCAGGATTCTTAAGTCCGAGAGTTCCTAGAGATCCTTATCTTGATCAACAGCTATGA